The DNA window TAAAAAGAGTGTCACATGTAAAGTAGATGTTCTGTCTTACCAGCAGACATCTCTGTCTCAGGTTTCGtccagaggaaagaaaaggaagaaagaggtgATGTCAAAAGCTTCTAAGAGAAGGTCGACTGAAAAGCAAGTCTCACAGTTAAAGTCTGCTGAAACTACGGATGTAACAGAAGACTCAGCAGGTGTTTCCCCTAACGATGAGATATCATTTCAAGTTCAACACTGGGACTGCGGTGTACCAAACACGGAGGTTAAAACTAGACATCCAAAGACTTTAAAGAAAGTCAGGAAAAAGAGAATTCATACATCTAAACCAAAATGCAAAAAGGGACAACAAGCTGTTCAGCTGCTTTCAGCAGAAGATATTTCTCTgcagaaacaaaatgaaacagccCTTGAGAAAGAAATTACAGACATTTCAACTTCACAGCTTCAAaacccacaaaaacacactgctaacaataaaaaatacaaagcagAGCCTGTGAATGTACCTGTATCTGAACCTGCAATGAACCAATGTGCAGCTTCTGAATTCCTAATGCAGATGTCTGATATTAAGACTGAACCAGCCTGTGAACCAGTGACTCAGCCATTAACTAAAAAGAGAGATTCAAAGAAGAGCAGACAACAAAAGAGGCCGATACAAAGCGCAAAGAATACAATAACTTTAAATGCCCCTATTAAAGAGGAGAGTGATTATTCTGATATTCAGGGTGGCACATTCAGTCAAGAGCAACAGGTAAGCCAGGAAACAACCAGGGGGAATAATCCTGAGAAACCACTTAAAGGTCAAAGAAAACTGAAGAAGGTAGAAGACGAAGCTAGTGAGCAAACTATGAATCctgatttaaatattaaatgtgaagTGCACACGTTAAACCAGCTGGATTCTCCTCCGATACATATAAAAAAGGAATCAGATGAGAGACATATCTCGCCCATAAAAACTCAACCATGCAGGAAAAGGAAACTCCCAAGAGAATACAGAGATGATACCAAGAAACCCACCACACTGATATTTGTTCGTGGCAGTGAAGGAGAACTGCCATGTGGTGACAAGATCAATAATAAAGcagaagaggatgaagaaaatTTAGGATCATCAGTAACTGGTAAAGCTCTGGAGACAGCTCTCAAAACGCTGAAGCAAACAGGGAGAAGGAAGAAGGTTAAACCGGAGCCTGACAACACTTTCTTGGAAAACctgcaaagaaataaaacaaaatgcaagagattaaagcagagaaaagtgaCATCTTGCAGTTTAGGAGTCAATGATGTGATTCAGGGAGTAACTGCACAGCCTGAAGAgattttaattagttatttgaaaGATATGAAACGCTCACAGGTTTCAAAATGCAGGCGCACCAGGGCAGTTAAAAAGGAGCCAGTGGTGGATGAAGCAGTGGTGAAAAATGGTAATATGTTAGATGAAGTTCTGAATGTTCAAGACAACGTCACAAACCCACCGAATGAAAATCCACAAGATGTGAAAATAACCGGAAATCAAGAGGAGACGATGAATGTGCCGAAGGAGGAGCAGCTGATATCTGACAGAATAGAGGCAGCAAAtcctgaaaatatgaaaaaattcAAAGGCAAAAAGAAACATGTGGTGGGAAGAAGATGTCCAGCCTTAGTTGAGGAAAATGTAAAAGTGGCTGGTGAAGTCCAAAGTGTTGAAAATGGCCTTACATCCCCGTCTTTGCATGAAAATGTGCCAGAAAATATAAAAGctaaaagaaagagggaaggtAAAAGAGAAGAGCAGAGGCTTGCATCAGATCATTCAGGTGAGGGATGTAATATTGTTCCAAATCCTGCCAACGctagtttaaataaaaacatacaagaaaaagtgaaagagaaggGTAAGAGAAGTAAAAGAGTAAAACCAGAGCTGTGTACTGTCGAGGATAACAAAGATGTAAAATTAGAACCTGAAGATGATATCTTTGCTTCTTTTGGAggtcaaataaaagaaagtcCAGAAATCACAGAAACAGGATCAAATGAGAAGATCCTACAAGGAAATCAAAGAGCGAGCCGCAAACACAAGACGAAATCCTCTGCTGCCGTGTTATTAGAGGACACGTCACAGACGGAAGATGTGGTATCAGATTTGAAAAATGCCCTGAAAGTTTCTTTTGAGTTTGACTGTGAGGCTCCAAAGTCAGAATTGACAGGGAGGGAAAATATTAAGAGCAAGGTGATGACAAAATGCAAGTTTGgacaaacagcaaagaaaaaggCATTAATGGGACCACCAAAATCTAGTGAACAGCCTGAAAGTGATACAGGAGTTCCTGTGAACCAAGAAATCTGCAACAAACCAAAGATGACGTGCAAACGTGGGAAAGGAAAAGCACCTGCGAGGTCTGGTAAAGCATCAAAAGCTGTTAAAATGGAAGATGCAGTCTCTTCAATCCACCACACAGCCATTACGGATTTAAATACTGTTAAACAAGAACATGATGAAAGCAAAATATCAGAGCTAACATCAGAGGCGGCATCACCATTTCAGGATGAAATCAGCCCGACTGAATCAGCTGTTTCTGCTggaaatacaaaaatgaaaaccacACGGAAGACACGAAGGAATAAAACTGCATGGTATCCAAAAAAGAAGCTAAAGCAACATCAGATTCATGCATCTTTTGAGTCATCTGTgtcaccttttttattttatccctGTAATTCTTTAACAGATGATGAAATGATCGATCTCAAgctgaaagatgaaaatgacgacgttacacaaagaaacactgtgCAGCCACTGAGCAGCGATCATGCAGCCAACACTCGCGTCAAACTCGCGTCCAAACTTAAAAACTATGACCCTCTACCTCAAAAACTGAAACCACAAAAACCCCTTAAATGCTTCTTTTGTGGTCGCTCATTTCAACACATCTCAGCGTTCACGGTACACAAGCGCATTCACACGGGAGAAAAACCTTACAGATGCACAACATGTGGCAAGAGATTTGCTCACATTTCCCAACTCAACCTGCATTCAAAAATCCACACTGAGTCACCTGCGGTTTGTTGCCCATGTTGTGACCAGAAATTTAAAAGTAAAGATGAACTGattgttcattttgttattcatgTGAAAGACATAAAGAGCTCAAATGTGACTGAAGATGCACATAACCAGCAGGTGGATGATTGTCTTGACTCTCCAGTCACTTCCAGCCACAATAAGCCTTTCAGGTGTTCAATTTGTTGTAAAGAGTTCATCAGCAGAGCAACGTTTAAGATGCACGGACGAACACACGGTGGAAAGCCACACACCTGCTCTGTCTGTGGGAAAAAGTTTTGCAAGCCTTCAAGTCTGAATGTTCATGAAAAGACTCACTGGCCTGTAAAACCGTATTCTTGCTCCGTGTGTTGTACAGGTTTCATCAAGCTTCGGGAGCTTAAACATCACTCTGAGATGCACTCAGGAGTCACGCCTTTCTCCTGTGCCAGATGTGAAAAAGCCTTCGGGAGCTTTGCTTTGTTACGCTCACATCAAGCATCTGAAGTTTGCTCTGAGAAACGAGACTCCGCTGAGGGAAATCAAGTTGATATGAAGGGATTCTTGTTTTCTCAGGGCGTTGAAGGACAAATTTTCACTCCTGTGTATTTTAAATGTCCAATATGCAAGCAAATTCACCGTCACTGGTGCCAGCATGTTCTGCATTTACAAACACACTATCAAAGCAAGTCTTACACTTGTGAGACATGTGGGCAAGAGTATGAGCATGCGTCTGACATGAGAAGTCACTGCAGTGTTTGCTGCAGAAcaagtggagaggagagggcgTGTAGATCCTCCCTGTCCGAGATCTGGAAGGAACCAGAAGCTCCAAAAAATCAGGCCAGTGAACCTCTACATGAGGACCAGAAGGATCAAATGTCCTTCTCACCTCAAGTGGAAACAGAAGAGAGGGCATGTGGATCCTCCCTGTCCAAGATCTGGAAAGAAATAGAAGCTCCACAGAGTCAGGGGAGTGAACCCTCACATAAGGACCAGAAGAGTCAAACGTCCTTTTCACCTCAAGTggaaacaggagaggagagggcaTGTGGATCCTCCCCATCTGAGATCTGGAAGGAACCAGAAGCTCCACAGAGTCTGGGGAGTGAACCTCCACATGAAGACCAGAAGAGTCAAATGTCCTTTTCACCTCAAGTggaaacaggagaggagagggcgTGTGGATCCTCCCCATCTGAGATCTGGAAGGAACCAGAAGCTCCACAGAGTCTGGGGAGTGAACCTCCACATGAAGACCAGAAGAGTCAAACGTCCTTTTCACTTGAAGtggaaacagatgaaaaagagGTCACGGACATGCAATCACCACCGCCATCGCCAAGCAACTCCAGTCCGTCTGTAAATGACGACTTTGACATCAGTGTTCCATCTCCGAACCCTGGTGGCAAGTTTTCTGATGCAGGAGACGATCAAACAACTCGACAGCCCTCCAGATTTCACCCACAGTCATTAATTCGGAGGCATTGTGGCAGATACTCATGCGGACACCGTGGAAAGTCCTTTAACCGTTGGAACAAGCTGTGGCTGCATCAGCTTTCACACCGACGAACAGTCagacctttctgctgcagccagTGTGATCTGGAGTTTCGCTTCCTGGGTTCGTACATCGATCACCTGCGGGAACACGCAGCCCAGATGCCCTACGCATGTCCTTTATGTCTTCACACCTTTTCCAGTGACGAAAACTTGAGCGCTCACATCTTTGAATGTCACAAACAGGATGACGGTATGAAATGTAGCACATGTGGAAAGAGTTTTTCCAGCCTGAGACACTTGAAGAAACACAAGCTGCTACACAAAGGAGCTGGTTCACATTTCTGCCTCCCTTGTAACACCTCATTCTCACATATCAGTGCTTTAAAGACTCACCTGAAGACTCACAGGACACGTCTCAATGTCCCTCAGCCTGCAGGGCTTGTTGAGCCATTTTTATTTCCCTATCACTGCAGGAAATGCACGGCAAAGTTCTCGAGCACAGATCTCCTTCAGGCGCATCAGGTTTGCCATTTCACTGTGGGGGAAAAGCCGGGCGGCCCTCCAGAGAGCGTCGCCTCTTGCATTCCCAGCAGAGCCCAGGAAGACATGCGACAACAGAGAGACGTTTCAGAGCCGTCTCAGCGAACACGACGTCTTCCAGTGAGCAATAAAAAACACCTGTTTAGGTACCCTCACCCAGATCGCCTTTATGTCGTACCTGTCGTCTCCTCAGAGCCGCCCGTTGTCATTtcagatacagaagaggaacaAAGTCCATCCATCACTGCCAGCGACACAATGTCGTCTGCCTCTCCTCAAGGACAACCAGCTCCAAATACCTCAAATATACCTCAATCCTCAGCTGTTCCTGTACTTGGAGACATGGATGAACATGAAACAGGCAGCACACATCAGCAACTTCAGGATCAGTATCAGGATGCATTGAAGGATATA is part of the Thunnus albacares chromosome 19, fThuAlb1.1, whole genome shotgun sequence genome and encodes:
- the si:ch73-347e22.4 gene encoding uncharacterized protein si:ch73-347e22.4, giving the protein MTASLPQSTRFSQILFRKLLTERMNNMERNTETLSNTRAEEVPDLVKPAADSHPACPMDTQTQNTGCRDDAVRDDRGNATALGTDTESQSVNDKVGVTTSTYIVESEEEKTRYHSVLHQMQQQQKLKPGRRFKKKALMKMAKLFVIAKEWDSEIIETSEVKYSNGPLSEPEPSVLNQKEETFTSSVTSHSNTIVTKSPEVGRSDCDKETFFPAVSADVTFSGQTAAPQVTLKKKSRTPSTSKKQAKEDCSTSTNLLDVPDLNQEVSEHSRLITAPKVQRKARKVSSVTFNEDTKITCDNSEMAINSPAAISSVDLSKTQTSKWRKKSPTSSVKKRTKQKHLPQTLTDCNAMMPQGVSEGFLVSDVTQKDENEALCTSAAKIYSKDPPGTKLKKKAGRTFRKKALMSKDKQFVQDAEITRDSKKSVTCKVDVLSYQQTSLSQVSSRGKKRKKEVMSKASKRRSTEKQVSQLKSAETTDVTEDSAGVSPNDEISFQVQHWDCGVPNTEVKTRHPKTLKKVRKKRIHTSKPKCKKGQQAVQLLSAEDISLQKQNETALEKEITDISTSQLQNPQKHTANNKKYKAEPVNVPVSEPAMNQCAASEFLMQMSDIKTEPACEPVTQPLTKKRDSKKSRQQKRPIQSAKNTITLNAPIKEESDYSDIQGGTFSQEQQVSQETTRGNNPEKPLKGQRKLKKVEDEASEQTMNPDLNIKCEVHTLNQLDSPPIHIKKESDERHISPIKTQPCRKRKLPREYRDDTKKPTTLIFVRGSEGELPCGDKINNKAEEDEENLGSSVTGKALETALKTLKQTGRRKKVKPEPDNTFLENLQRNKTKCKRLKQRKVTSCSLGVNDVIQGVTAQPEEILISYLKDMKRSQVSKCRRTRAVKKEPVVDEAVVKNGNMLDEVLNVQDNVTNPPNENPQDVKITGNQEETMNVPKEEQLISDRIEAANPENMKKFKGKKKHVVGRRCPALVEENVKVAGEVQSVENGLTSPSLHENVPENIKAKRKREGKREEQRLASDHSGEGCNIVPNPANASLNKNIQEKVKEKGKRSKRVKPELCTVEDNKDVKLEPEDDIFASFGGQIKESPEITETGSNEKILQGNQRASRKHKTKSSAAVLLEDTSQTEDVVSDLKNALKVSFEFDCEAPKSELTGRENIKSKVMTKCKFGQTAKKKALMGPPKSSEQPESDTGVPVNQEICNKPKMTCKRGKGKAPARSGKASKAVKMEDAVSSIHHTAITDLNTVKQEHDESKISELTSEAASPFQDEISPTESAVSAGNTKMKTTRKTRRNKTAWYPKKKLKQHQIHASFESSVSPFLFYPCNSLTDDEMIDLKLKDENDDVTQRNTVQPLSSDHAANTRVKLASKLKNYDPLPQKLKPQKPLKCFFCGRSFQHISAFTVHKRIHTGEKPYRCTTCGKRFAHISQLNLHSKIHTESPAVCCPCCDQKFKSKDELIVHFVIHVKDIKSSNVTEDAHNQQVDDCLDSPVTSSHNKPFRCSICCKEFISRATFKMHGRTHGGKPHTCSVCGKKFCKPSSLNVHEKTHWPVKPYSCSVCCTGFIKLRELKHHSEMHSGVTPFSCARCEKAFGSFALLRSHQASEVCSEKRDSAEGNQVDMKGFLFSQGVEGQIFTPVYFKCPICKQIHRHWCQHVLHLQTHYQSKSYTCETCGQEYEHASDMRSHCSVCCRTSGEERACRSSLSEIWKEPEAPKNQASEPLHEDQKDQMSFSPQVETEERACGSSLSKIWKEIEAPQSQGSEPSHKDQKSQTSFSPQVETGEERACGSSPSEIWKEPEAPQSLGSEPPHEDQKSQMSFSPQVETGEERACGSSPSEIWKEPEAPQSLGSEPPHEDQKSQTSFSLEVETDEKEVTDMQSPPPSPSNSSPSVNDDFDISVPSPNPGGKFSDAGDDQTTRQPSRFHPQSLIRRHCGRYSCGHRGKSFNRWNKLWLHQLSHRRTVRPFCCSQCDLEFRFLGSYIDHLREHAAQMPYACPLCLHTFSSDENLSAHIFECHKQDDGMKCSTCGKSFSSLRHLKKHKLLHKGAGSHFCLPCNTSFSHISALKTHLKTHRTRLNVPQPAGLVEPFLFPYHCRKCTAKFSSTDLLQAHQVCHFTVGEKPGGPPESVASCIPSRAQEDMRQQRDVSEPSQRTRRLPVSNKKHLFRYPHPDRLYVVPVVSSEPPVVISDTEEEQSPSITASDTMSSASPQGQPAPNTSNIPQSSAVPVLGDMDEHETGSTHQQLQDQYQDALKDITDIGGCDSDSAELEPLCMILKENESVDDAHNCAICTEAFTDISKLHEHYIDHAKGM